One Bradyrhizobium sp. ISRA464 genomic window carries:
- a CDS encoding carbohydrate ABC transporter permease produces the protein MDHSSLAGRIFRGVALALVLVFFMFPIVWIFLMSFQTNEQILRIPPRILFEPTLANYQALISGQLRTTAGNLEISFMRNLMNSFVLSSAAVILALLLGVPAAYAFARFKFRLGESIAFTLLSFRFAPPLLVLLPLSLYYQELGLSDTYFGIVWVYQLIALPLILWIVRGYFEDISPDIEHAYRLAGHSWRETFTRIAVPLAGPGIAAAGLLSFIFCWNNFVFALILASADKQPVTVGALAFVTASGIQYGQIAAAIVLSVTPTLLLALYAQRYLVEGLSLGAVKG, from the coding sequence ATGGATCATTCCAGTCTGGCGGGTCGCATCTTCCGCGGCGTGGCGCTCGCACTCGTGCTGGTGTTCTTCATGTTCCCGATCGTCTGGATCTTCCTGATGTCGTTCCAGACCAATGAACAGATCCTGCGGATCCCGCCGCGCATCCTGTTCGAGCCGACGCTTGCCAATTACCAGGCGCTGATCTCGGGGCAGCTTCGTACCACGGCTGGTAACCTCGAGATCTCCTTCATGCGCAACCTCATGAACAGCTTCGTGCTGTCGAGCGCGGCGGTGATCCTGGCCCTGCTGCTCGGCGTGCCGGCGGCCTATGCCTTCGCTCGCTTCAAGTTCCGCCTCGGTGAGTCCATCGCCTTCACGCTGCTGTCGTTTCGTTTCGCGCCGCCGCTGCTCGTGCTGCTGCCGTTGTCGCTCTACTACCAGGAGCTCGGGCTCAGCGACACTTACTTCGGCATCGTCTGGGTGTATCAGCTGATCGCGCTGCCTCTGATCCTGTGGATCGTGCGCGGCTATTTCGAGGATATCAGCCCTGACATTGAGCACGCCTACCGCCTGGCCGGACATTCCTGGCGCGAGACGTTTACGCGGATCGCAGTGCCGCTCGCAGGTCCTGGCATCGCGGCGGCGGGCCTCCTGTCCTTCATTTTCTGTTGGAACAATTTTGTTTTCGCGCTGATCCTGGCATCCGCCGACAAGCAACCGGTGACGGTAGGTGCGCTGGCGTTCGTCACGGCGTCCGGCATCCAATATGGACAGATCGCGGCAGCGATCGTGCTGTCAGTCACGCCGACCCTTCTGCTCGCGCTTTACGCGCAGCGTTATCTAGTCGAAGGTTTGTCGCTCGGTGCGGTGAAGGGCTGA
- a CDS encoding sugar ABC transporter permease: MVQLSQTNAVPRRSPRPRGRILPYVLSLPALLVCIAILVPFVTAAVYSLQRYRLNLPYLRGFIWADNYIDFLSDPAFWNTLRISLVYTALTVVLELLLGLGIALLLRRPTRFHNAVSIVLLLPLMTAPAIAALMWKLMTNPGFGILSYLVSLFGVHDFKWASDPSTALFTVVLVDVWVYTPFIMILLLAGLRSLPRQPFEAAALDGVPATFVFFRITLPMLAPYIITASLFRLLDSIQQFDIIYAMTQGGPGDRLMVFQVQAYLEFFQYTNVGRSAALLMILWLVTNILSNIFIKNWLRLRARAHGHA; this comes from the coding sequence ATGGTCCAGCTTTCTCAGACGAACGCGGTCCCCCGCCGCAGCCCTAGGCCGCGTGGACGCATTCTGCCTTATGTCCTGAGCCTGCCGGCTCTGCTCGTCTGCATCGCCATCCTGGTGCCGTTCGTGACAGCGGCGGTCTATTCGCTGCAGCGCTATCGGCTGAACCTGCCTTATCTGCGCGGCTTCATCTGGGCCGACAACTACATCGACTTCCTCTCTGACCCAGCCTTCTGGAACACGCTGCGGATATCGCTGGTTTACACGGCGCTGACCGTTGTGCTGGAGCTTCTGCTCGGCCTGGGGATCGCCTTGCTGTTGCGGCGTCCGACCCGTTTCCACAACGCGGTGTCGATCGTGCTGTTGTTGCCGCTGATGACGGCTCCGGCAATCGCTGCGCTGATGTGGAAGCTGATGACCAATCCGGGTTTCGGAATCCTGTCCTATCTGGTGAGCCTGTTCGGCGTCCATGATTTCAAGTGGGCGTCCGACCCGTCGACTGCACTGTTCACGGTGGTGCTGGTCGACGTCTGGGTCTACACCCCCTTCATCATGATCCTGCTGCTGGCCGGGCTGCGTTCGCTGCCGCGCCAGCCGTTCGAGGCGGCTGCGCTGGATGGAGTGCCAGCAACCTTCGTGTTCTTCCGCATCACGCTGCCGATGCTCGCGCCCTACATCATCACGGCGTCGCTGTTCCGCCTGCTCGATTCCATCCAGCAATTCGACATCATCTATGCGATGACTCAAGGCGGCCCCGGCGATCGGCTGATGGTGTTCCAGGTCCAGGCCTATCTGGAGTTCTTCCAGTACACCAATGTCGGACGTTCGGCGGCGTTGCTGATGATCCTGTGGCTGGTCACCAACATCCTCTCGAATATCTTCATCAAGAACTGGTTGCGGCTGCGTGCGCGCGCCCATGGTCACGCATAA
- a CDS encoding extracellular solute-binding protein: protein MYDREKNLFDSYAAKRISRRDLLDGAAKLGIAGVAANAAFASSISRAMAADFNWKAYSGKSVKLLLNKHPYVDAMIGDLEAFKTLTGMNVTYDIFPEDVYFDKVTAALSSKSDQYDAFMTGAYMTWTYGPAGWIEDLNTYIKDPAKTNPAFAWDDVLPGLRASTAWDGVAGSELGSGKAKQWCIPWGYELNNITYNRNIFDKVGVKPPKNLDEMLEVAAKITKDAGGPYGIGVRGSRSWATIHPGFLSAYSNFGQKDFVMEGGKLKAAMNTKASKEFHEKWVKMIQTSGPKNWSTYTWYQVGTDLGAGASGMIFDADILGYFMNGGDNKEKGHLGYAAFAANPAAKAPTPNVWIWSLALSSFSKQKDAAWLFMQWAASTEHDLFGARKMDFVNPVRASVWKDSEFRDRIAKSYPGYLEQHDVSSPGAKIYFTAQPLFFDLTTEWAASLQKMVAKEVSVDEGLDKLADSINRQLKQAGLG from the coding sequence ATGTACGATCGAGAGAAGAATCTATTCGATTCCTACGCCGCCAAGCGCATCAGCCGGCGTGATCTGCTGGATGGCGCTGCCAAGCTTGGCATCGCCGGCGTCGCCGCCAATGCCGCCTTTGCGTCCTCGATATCGCGGGCCATGGCCGCGGACTTCAACTGGAAGGCCTATAGCGGCAAGTCTGTCAAGCTGCTTCTGAACAAGCATCCTTACGTCGATGCGATGATCGGCGATCTCGAAGCGTTCAAGACTCTCACCGGGATGAACGTTACGTACGACATCTTTCCGGAAGACGTCTATTTCGACAAGGTGACCGCGGCGCTGTCGTCGAAGTCGGACCAGTACGACGCCTTCATGACTGGCGCCTACATGACCTGGACGTATGGTCCGGCTGGCTGGATCGAGGACCTCAACACTTACATCAAGGATCCTGCCAAGACCAATCCGGCGTTTGCCTGGGACGACGTGTTGCCGGGCCTGCGCGCCTCAACGGCGTGGGACGGTGTTGCCGGTTCCGAGCTCGGCTCAGGCAAGGCCAAGCAATGGTGCATTCCCTGGGGCTACGAGCTCAACAACATCACCTACAACCGCAACATCTTCGACAAGGTCGGCGTCAAGCCGCCGAAAAATCTCGACGAGATGCTCGAGGTTGCCGCAAAGATCACGAAGGACGCGGGTGGACCGTACGGCATCGGCGTGCGTGGCTCGCGCTCCTGGGCGACCATCCATCCCGGCTTCCTGTCCGCCTATTCGAACTTCGGCCAGAAAGACTTCGTGATGGAAGGCGGCAAGCTGAAGGCCGCGATGAACACCAAGGCCTCGAAGGAGTTTCACGAGAAGTGGGTCAAGATGATCCAGACCTCGGGCCCGAAGAACTGGTCGACCTACACCTGGTATCAGGTCGGCACCGATCTCGGCGCAGGCGCCTCCGGCATGATCTTCGATGCCGACATCCTCGGCTACTTCATGAACGGCGGCGATAACAAGGAGAAGGGGCATCTCGGCTATGCTGCGTTCGCCGCCAATCCGGCGGCCAAGGCGCCGACGCCGAATGTCTGGATCTGGTCGCTCGCTCTCTCGAGCTTCTCCAAGCAGAAGGATGCGGCGTGGCTGTTCATGCAATGGGCCGCATCGACCGAGCACGACCTGTTTGGTGCCCGCAAGATGGACTTCGTCAACCCGGTGCGTGCCTCGGTGTGGAAGGACAGCGAGTTCCGCGATCGTATCGCGAAGTCATATCCTGGCTATCTCGAGCAGCACGATGTCTCGTCGCCGGGTGCCAAGATCTACTTCACGGCGCAGCCGCTGTTCTTCGACCTGACCACGGAATGGGCCGCATCGTTGCAGAAGATGGTGGCCAAGGAGGTCAGTGTCGACGAGGGCCTCGACAAGCTCGCCGACAGCATCAATCGCCAGCTCAAGCAGGCCGGCCTCGGGTGA
- a CDS encoding sugar-binding transcriptional regulator, with the protein MIDGEASLATRAAWLYFAAGLTQSEVADRLNIQSTKAHRLIARASREGMIRVFVEGPVAECVALENALAERYGLAFCRVAPDLGEGDLPLKALALEGASFLRQTLERGEHNIIGVGHGRTLAAVVEQLPQTPARDVQFVSLLGGLTRKFAANPFDVIHRLAERTGAEAYLLPVPVFANSVADRAVLMQQYGIAEVFALARRASLLFVGIGQIHSDGFLVSSGMIKPDEVVELKRVGACADLLGRFFNADGQVLDIDLSARATSMEAADLRTHRIVAIGGGLAKVAALRAVLRSGFLHGLIIDEATAQALATEKPEATSGKTRNKGRKGK; encoded by the coding sequence ATGATTGATGGCGAAGCCTCGCTCGCGACACGGGCGGCGTGGCTTTACTTCGCTGCTGGGCTCACCCAGTCCGAGGTTGCGGACCGGCTCAACATCCAGAGCACCAAGGCGCACCGGCTGATCGCGCGCGCGAGCCGCGAAGGCATGATCCGCGTCTTCGTCGAGGGACCGGTGGCGGAATGCGTGGCGCTGGAAAACGCCCTGGCCGAACGCTACGGGCTCGCCTTCTGCCGTGTAGCGCCCGATCTCGGAGAGGGCGATCTGCCGCTGAAGGCGCTCGCGCTCGAGGGGGCGAGTTTCCTGCGGCAGACCCTTGAGCGTGGCGAGCACAACATCATCGGCGTCGGTCACGGGCGCACGCTCGCAGCCGTGGTCGAGCAATTGCCGCAGACGCCGGCCCGCGACGTGCAGTTCGTGTCGCTGCTTGGCGGTCTCACCCGCAAGTTCGCCGCCAATCCGTTCGATGTCATTCATCGGCTGGCGGAGCGGACAGGGGCTGAGGCTTACCTCCTTCCGGTGCCGGTATTCGCCAATTCGGTCGCGGACCGCGCCGTGTTGATGCAGCAATATGGCATTGCGGAGGTGTTTGCGCTGGCGCGCCGGGCGTCGTTGCTGTTCGTCGGCATCGGACAAATTCACAGCGACGGGTTCCTGGTCTCGAGCGGCATGATCAAGCCGGACGAGGTCGTCGAGTTGAAGCGTGTCGGCGCCTGCGCCGATTTGCTCGGGCGTTTCTTCAACGCCGACGGCCAGGTCCTCGACATCGATCTGTCCGCACGCGCTACGTCGATGGAGGCGGCGGACCTCAGGACACACCGCATCGTCGCGATTGGCGGCGGACTGGCAAAGGTCGCTGCGTTGCGCGCGGTGCTGCGCAGCGGCTTCCTGCACGGCCTCATTATCGATGAGGCGACTGCTCAGGCACTTGCTACCGAGAAACCGGAGGCAACATCCGGCAAGACCAGAAACAAGGGTCGTAAGGGAAAGTAA
- a CDS encoding FGGY-family carbohydrate kinase, whose protein sequence is MTGLFLGIDIGTGGVRACTIDARGDIQGMESTALPPPRQDGNAIDQDPELWWHATVGAMRKLGGKIDLARVERISVDGTSGTLLLIDAAGQPRTPGLMYNDARASAEAARILDVSAADSGAHGASSALAKLLHLLSHAERRDVRFAVHQADWIAGRLAGRHGISDENNALKLGYDPITRTWPAWLDRLDVPRELLPKVLVPGTPFADIDPSAAAMLGLPRSARIAAGTTDGVAAFIATRADAPGDAVTSLGTTLVVKLLAAKPIFAANQGVYSHRLGESWLAGGASNSGGGALLAHFTAAEMERLTPQLSPEEPTGLDYYPLAKPGERFPIADPALPARVTPRPPEDHRFFQALLEGIASVEALAYLQLSRLGAPPLRRVISIGGGARNNAWTEIRHRRLGVPVTVAEQTEASYGAALLALRGGPT, encoded by the coding sequence ATGACAGGTTTGTTCCTCGGAATTGACATCGGAACGGGCGGCGTCCGCGCCTGCACGATCGACGCGCGCGGCGATATCCAGGGAATGGAATCCACTGCTCTGCCGCCGCCTCGGCAGGACGGGAACGCGATCGATCAGGATCCGGAACTGTGGTGGCATGCAACCGTCGGCGCCATGCGCAAACTTGGCGGCAAAATCGATCTCGCACGTGTTGAGCGAATTTCGGTCGACGGCACCTCCGGTACCCTCCTCCTGATAGATGCCGCCGGCCAGCCGCGCACACCAGGGCTCATGTACAACGATGCGCGCGCCTCAGCGGAGGCGGCCCGCATCTTGGACGTTTCAGCTGCGGACAGCGGCGCTCACGGCGCGAGCAGCGCACTGGCTAAGCTGCTTCACCTGTTGAGTCACGCCGAACGTCGAGATGTCCGCTTTGCCGTTCATCAGGCCGACTGGATCGCCGGCCGCCTCGCCGGACGGCACGGCATCAGCGACGAGAACAACGCGTTGAAGCTTGGATATGATCCCATCACGCGGACATGGCCGGCCTGGCTCGATCGACTCGATGTGCCACGCGAATTGCTGCCGAAGGTCCTGGTGCCGGGAACGCCGTTTGCGGATATTGATCCGAGCGCTGCGGCAATGCTCGGCCTGCCGCGATCAGCTCGTATCGCAGCCGGAACCACCGATGGCGTCGCCGCCTTCATCGCCACGCGCGCCGACGCTCCGGGCGATGCCGTCACCTCGCTCGGCACGACGCTGGTGGTGAAGCTGCTGGCGGCAAAGCCGATCTTTGCCGCCAATCAGGGCGTCTATTCGCACCGGCTTGGCGAGAGCTGGCTTGCGGGCGGCGCTTCGAACTCAGGCGGCGGAGCGCTGCTGGCACATTTCACCGCCGCGGAGATGGAGCGGCTGACGCCGCAGTTGAGCCCGGAGGAACCGACCGGCCTCGACTACTATCCCCTTGCCAAACCGGGCGAGCGATTTCCGATCGCCGATCCGGCACTGCCTGCACGGGTCACGCCGCGTCCGCCTGAGGACCACCGCTTCTTCCAGGCTCTGCTTGAGGGAATCGCCTCGGTCGAGGCCCTCGCCTACCTGCAACTCTCCCGCCTCGGAGCGCCGCCGCTTCGCCGCGTCATCAGCATCGGCGGCGGCGCAAGGAACAATGCGTGGACCGAAATCAGGCATCGCCGTCTGGGCGTACCTGTAACGGTCGCTGAGCAAACCGAGGCCAGCTATGGCGCGGCCCTGCTCGCCCTGCGGGGCGGTCCGACATGA
- a CDS encoding TIGR01459 family HAD-type hydrolase, translated as MRDGPIEIAGLGTIIEHFDHVLLDQWGTLHEGRSIIPSARECVARLRDAGKRVLVLSNSGKRAHDNAQRLASLGLPTEAYDGILTSGEVAWIGLKARKQAPFIELGHACFLVTRGGDRTIVDGLDLDVVADMENADFILLAGLDDAAAEPEQWRQCLTRAAARELPMLCANPDLTMFGAKGLIPAPGALARFYETLGGQVTFVGKPHRPIFTAALERLGHPAPARVLMIGDSLDHDIAGARAAGMLTLFLRAGVHRDRLVDDRSTMIQGPGGNARAPNWTMKYLAW; from the coding sequence ATGAGAGACGGGCCGATCGAAATCGCAGGTCTTGGCACGATTATCGAGCATTTCGACCATGTGCTGCTCGATCAATGGGGCACACTTCACGAAGGCCGCTCGATCATCCCCTCGGCCCGCGAATGCGTGGCTCGGCTGCGCGATGCCGGCAAACGCGTGCTGGTGCTGTCGAATTCCGGTAAGCGCGCGCACGACAACGCGCAGCGGCTTGCCTCCCTCGGACTGCCAACGGAAGCTTACGATGGAATCCTGACGTCGGGCGAAGTTGCCTGGATCGGCCTCAAGGCACGCAAGCAAGCGCCGTTCATCGAACTTGGTCACGCATGCTTTCTGGTCACCCGCGGCGGCGACCGCACGATCGTCGACGGACTCGATCTCGATGTCGTGGCCGATATGGAGAACGCCGATTTCATTCTACTCGCCGGGCTCGACGATGCCGCGGCCGAACCCGAACAGTGGCGCCAATGCCTAACCAGAGCCGCGGCACGCGAACTACCGATGCTGTGCGCCAATCCCGACCTCACCATGTTCGGCGCCAAGGGATTGATTCCGGCACCGGGCGCATTGGCGCGCTTCTATGAGACACTCGGCGGACAGGTGACGTTCGTCGGCAAGCCGCATAGGCCGATCTTCACGGCGGCGCTCGAACGGCTGGGCCATCCGGCGCCGGCGCGCGTCCTGATGATTGGCGATTCTCTCGACCACGATATCGCCGGCGCACGCGCGGCCGGCATGTTGACGCTGTTTCTGCGCGCAGGGGTGCACAGGGACCGTCTTGTGGACGACAGATCCACGATGATCCAGGGGCCAGGAGGAAACGCCCGCGCTCCGAACTGGACGATGAAATATCTAGCCTGGTGA
- a CDS encoding class II aldolase/adducin family protein — translation MQQPAQLDDLRDMSARVGRNILLVQGAGGNSSVKDGDVLWVKASGTWLADAKDKDIFVPVSLSAARAALERGDERVPLAPGVKTALRASIETSLHALMPHPVVLHVHSVNTIAWAVRTDASAELARRLHGLAWRFLDYCHPGLPLAQAVSETIAQDAVDVLILGNHGLVVGAATCEAAEALVADVEERLALEPREAPTADHNALAAICAGTEYRAPEDPRCHGVAIDRHSLSIATRGSLYPDHVVFLGPAMPTLQDGKSLHAADLPQGGGAPPPVAVLVPGVGSIIRKDASPGAEAMLTCLALVTSRLPTDAEVTYLTAENERALLNWDAERYRQQLTANRST, via the coding sequence ATGCAACAGCCCGCCCAACTCGATGACCTCCGTGACATGTCGGCGCGCGTCGGCAGGAACATCCTGCTCGTGCAAGGCGCCGGCGGCAACTCCTCAGTCAAGGACGGCGACGTGCTCTGGGTGAAAGCGTCCGGTACCTGGCTGGCGGACGCCAAGGACAAGGATATCTTCGTCCCGGTGTCGCTTTCCGCTGCACGCGCTGCGCTGGAGCGAGGCGACGAGCGCGTGCCGCTCGCTCCAGGCGTCAAAACGGCTTTGCGCGCCTCGATCGAAACCTCGCTCCATGCCCTCATGCCGCATCCAGTCGTACTGCATGTCCATTCCGTCAACACCATCGCATGGGCGGTGCGGACCGACGCCTCCGCTGAGCTCGCGCGGCGGCTCCACGGCTTGGCCTGGCGTTTCCTTGACTACTGTCATCCGGGATTGCCACTGGCACAGGCCGTGAGCGAAACCATTGCGCAGGACGCCGTCGACGTGCTGATCCTCGGCAACCACGGACTCGTCGTGGGTGCAGCAACCTGTGAAGCGGCGGAGGCGCTGGTAGCGGACGTTGAAGAGCGGCTGGCACTAGAGCCACGTGAGGCTCCGACGGCCGACCACAACGCGCTCGCGGCAATCTGCGCTGGAACGGAGTATCGCGCGCCCGAAGATCCGCGCTGCCATGGCGTTGCCATCGACCGTCATAGTCTATCGATCGCCACACGCGGCTCGCTCTATCCCGATCATGTCGTCTTCCTGGGGCCGGCAATGCCGACCTTGCAGGACGGCAAGAGTCTCCACGCTGCGGATTTGCCGCAGGGGGGTGGCGCGCCGCCCCCGGTAGCGGTTCTCGTTCCGGGCGTCGGCAGCATCATTCGCAAGGACGCGAGCCCCGGGGCGGAAGCGATGCTGACCTGTCTTGCACTGGTCACCAGCCGTCTGCCCACAGATGCTGAGGTCACCTACCTCACTGCAGAGAACGAGCGTGCGTTGCTCAATTGGGACGCCGAGCGGTATCGCCAGCAACTGACCGCCAATCGCTCAACTTGA
- a CDS encoding choline dehydrogenase, with translation MVDYVIVGAGSAGCVLANRLSAVPENDVVLLETGGKDTNPFIHMPAGYLALMKSGSVDWHYHTDPQPHLDNRVLFWPRGKVLGGSSSINGMVYIRGHASDYDMWAQLGNRGWSYADCLPYFIRSEGREAGADDYHGGDGPLRTSRLPELTHPLTKAWFEAGRQAGFRANDDFNGAELEGFGPVDSTIADSKRASAARCYLHPVMNRSNLKVITKALVSRVLVEGGRAVGVEYIRKGQVHTLRADREVILSGGAINSPQLLQLSGIGDGDHLRSLGIKVIHELKGVGQNLQDHLACGVKQRCTQPISFLKHTKPLGATKAFIQYVLTKTGPATSHGLEAMAFLKSQPDLVAPDLQFFFVLLIYGDHGRKIVNEHGFMAYFNIARPESRGSIMIRSADPLQHPSIRPNYLEAPEDVRNMRDGIRIGREIIAQKAFDPYRGGEYAPGSRATSDADIDSYVRQTCETIYHPVGTCKMGSDPLAVVDERLRVRGIEGLRVIDASIMPRLVSGNTNAPTIMIAEKGADFILERQPLAAAARVGAEARLQASL, from the coding sequence ATGGTGGATTACGTCATTGTGGGCGCCGGCTCCGCCGGATGCGTCTTGGCAAACCGTCTGTCAGCTGTTCCCGAGAATGACGTCGTCCTGCTCGAGACTGGTGGCAAGGACACCAATCCGTTTATCCACATGCCGGCGGGATATCTCGCCCTGATGAAATCCGGAAGCGTCGACTGGCACTATCACACCGACCCGCAGCCGCATCTGGATAATCGTGTCCTGTTCTGGCCGCGCGGCAAGGTGTTGGGCGGATCGAGCTCCATCAATGGCATGGTCTATATCCGCGGTCATGCGTCCGACTATGACATGTGGGCGCAGCTCGGCAATCGCGGCTGGTCCTATGCCGACTGTCTGCCATACTTCATTCGTTCGGAGGGGCGCGAGGCTGGCGCCGACGATTATCATGGTGGCGATGGTCCGTTGCGGACGAGCCGTCTGCCGGAGTTGACCCATCCGCTGACCAAGGCCTGGTTTGAGGCCGGAAGACAGGCAGGATTTCGTGCCAACGACGATTTCAACGGTGCCGAACTCGAAGGCTTCGGACCTGTCGACAGCACGATTGCGGACAGCAAGCGCGCCAGTGCCGCGCGGTGCTATCTGCATCCGGTCATGAACCGTTCCAATCTCAAGGTGATCACGAAGGCGCTCGTCTCCCGCGTCCTGGTCGAAGGCGGGCGCGCCGTTGGCGTGGAGTATATCAGGAAGGGCCAGGTCCATACCCTGAGGGCGGACCGCGAAGTGATCCTGTCGGGTGGCGCGATCAACTCGCCGCAGTTGCTCCAATTGTCGGGAATTGGCGACGGAGACCACTTGCGGTCGCTCGGCATCAAGGTCATCCATGAGCTAAAGGGGGTCGGACAGAATCTGCAAGACCATCTCGCCTGCGGTGTGAAGCAGCGGTGCACCCAACCGATCTCGTTCCTCAAGCATACCAAGCCGCTGGGGGCCACGAAGGCCTTCATCCAGTACGTGCTGACCAAGACAGGTCCTGCGACGTCACACGGTCTGGAAGCTATGGCATTTCTCAAATCGCAACCCGACCTCGTTGCGCCGGATCTCCAGTTCTTTTTCGTCCTGTTGATCTATGGCGATCATGGCCGCAAGATCGTGAACGAGCACGGCTTCATGGCCTACTTCAATATCGCGCGGCCCGAGAGCCGCGGCAGCATCATGATCAGGTCGGCTGATCCACTGCAACACCCCTCAATCCGGCCGAACTATCTGGAGGCGCCGGAGGATGTGCGCAACATGCGCGACGGCATCAGAATCGGCCGGGAGATCATCGCCCAGAAGGCTTTTGATCCCTATCGTGGGGGCGAGTATGCCCCGGGATCTCGCGCAACGTCGGATGCCGATATAGACAGCTATGTGCGGCAGACCTGCGAGACGATCTATCATCCGGTCGGCACCTGCAAGATGGGTTCCGATCCGCTCGCCGTTGTCGACGAGCGCCTCCGCGTCCGCGGCATTGAGGGATTGCGAGTGATCGACGCGTCCATCATGCCGCGATTGGTCTCGGGAAACACCAATGCGCCGACGATCATGATTGCGGAGAAGGGTGCCGACTTCATCCTCGAACGGCAGCCCCTTGCGGCGGCAGCGCGAGTGGGTGCGGAAGCAAGGCTGCAGGCGAGTCTGTAA
- the ugpC gene encoding sn-glycerol-3-phosphate ABC transporter ATP-binding protein UgpC, which translates to MASVTISNVRKSYGGFEVLHGIDLSIANGEFVVLLGPSGCGKSTLLRMVAGLEQITSGQISIGNVVVNELHPKDRNIAMVFQNYALYAHLSVFDNMAFSMQLKKRPKEEIRRKVEWAASILNLTPYLDRQPRQLSGGQRQRVAMGRAIVRDPSVFLFDEPLSNLDAKLRVQMRTEIKELHHKLSTTTVYVTHDQIEAMTMADTIVVLRDGNIEQIGKPLEIYDRPTNLFVAEFIGSPSMNFLTGEVAAEAGRAVVRANGVTLPLPPGANVTAGQVVKYGIRPEHLRPGTGNEGIPAKVSVVEPTGPEIHIYADVGGQEVCAITQDRLELSPDDAIRLVPALDRIRLFDPATGKVINGSDETRPRTLMRA; encoded by the coding sequence GTCGTGCTGCTGGGTCCCTCCGGCTGTGGAAAATCCACATTGCTGCGGATGGTCGCCGGCCTCGAGCAGATCACCTCCGGCCAGATCAGCATCGGCAACGTCGTTGTCAACGAACTGCATCCGAAGGATCGCAACATCGCAATGGTGTTCCAGAACTACGCTCTCTATGCGCATCTGAGCGTGTTCGACAATATGGCGTTCTCGATGCAGCTCAAGAAGCGTCCGAAGGAGGAGATTAGGCGCAAGGTGGAGTGGGCAGCGTCGATCCTCAATCTCACACCCTATCTCGATCGCCAGCCGCGGCAACTGTCGGGCGGTCAACGCCAGCGCGTGGCGATGGGCCGCGCCATCGTGCGCGATCCCTCCGTGTTCCTGTTCGACGAGCCGTTGTCGAATCTTGACGCCAAGCTGCGCGTACAGATGCGCACCGAGATCAAGGAGCTGCATCACAAGCTTTCGACGACCACCGTCTATGTCACGCATGACCAGATCGAAGCCATGACGATGGCCGATACGATCGTGGTCCTGCGCGACGGCAATATCGAGCAGATCGGCAAGCCGCTCGAGATCTATGACCGTCCGACAAATCTGTTCGTCGCCGAGTTTATTGGATCGCCTTCGATGAACTTCCTGACCGGTGAGGTTGCCGCGGAGGCGGGACGCGCCGTCGTGCGTGCCAACGGCGTCACGCTGCCTCTGCCCCCCGGTGCGAACGTCACCGCAGGGCAGGTCGTCAAATACGGGATCCGGCCCGAACATCTCCGGCCAGGCACCGGCAACGAGGGCATCCCCGCCAAGGTTTCCGTGGTCGAGCCGACCGGCCCCGAGATTCACATCTATGCCGACGTCGGTGGGCAGGAGGTCTGCGCCATCACACAAGATCGCCTTGAGCTGTCGCCGGATGACGCGATCAGGTTGGTGCCCGCACTCGACAGGATTCGCCTCTTCGACCCTGCGACAGGCAAGGTCATCAACGGTTCTGACGAGACCAGGCCGCGCACGCTGATGCGGGCCTAG